The Coffea arabica cultivar ET-39 chromosome 9c, Coffea Arabica ET-39 HiFi, whole genome shotgun sequence nucleotide sequence tttatctcattaattTTGCTAACAATAATAGTAATTGAGACCTTATACATCGAGGGATAATATGCTAacagtaataaaaaaaaactaagggaTAGTAGTTAAAACAAAAAGATACATTGTCATTAATTTTCATAACTTTTATCTCATTACTAGAGCAGGCAAAAAAGCGCAAAATCCAACAATCTGCCCAACCCGTTCATTAATTTAAAATGATGGGGTTGGATCAATTGGGTTATGGATTTTGTTGGATTGTGTAAGAAAGATCCAACCTATTCATTGGATTGATTGGGTTTTTTATGTAGGCACCCAATGCCCAActtatttgaaagtaaatacacaTATGCCCAATCACTTGCATTTTGACATGTGTTAATAATTCATTGACCAATTTGCATTTAAAATtctcatatatatgttttcaatcagttttttaaatttttacttaaaagaaaaaaagaaacttgaAATAAAACTCATagttattttacttttataacaatagttaaacttgctcaacttttataataatttattatgcctTTTAAGAGTATGTTGTTTTCCTCCCCTTTTTTTTGTGGTTGTTCTTAGGTTGCTACCTATTTCTGTTTGTTAATATTTCGTGTACATAGAATAGAGTTTTAAATTTGTTCTAACTACATTCTTTTACTTTTCTCTAACTTGTTTTATTTCATCGTTAATAATTCCTCATCAATGTTATAATACAACAAATTATATGTCTATTACTTACATTTTCAAGCATAATATAATCtagcattcaataatttaaatacaTAGAATATTACAACTTACAATAAAACATATATGAATAGTAAAAGTGTTAATAAGTTATGAcaaaaaataagtttcaatcaATTACTAGTATTAAAAAGTataaagtaaaacaaaattttttagctaatctatttaaatgtacaatttattatctaaaattcacaatacaagcaatataaaatattattatatttatgaTGTATTTCTAAGGAACTTAAGAAGTGAGTAGGTGTTTGTGCATGTGAAAGTGTGTTAGTGTGTAAAAATATGAGTGTatttggatagtaaattatttgagataattttgtaaaaaaaaaataatactgtagcacttttttaatatgatgtatatgagataaaaaggtgattggaaaatgtgttaaTGATGCAAGCAAGTTAGCGTGTGTAAATAAAGTGTAAATAAGGTGTTATAATTTACAATACATTTATGCGTgtgaaaaaaatctttttatCTGTTAAAATGTATGCGAGAAAGTTTATATATCAAAATGTATTAATTAATATGTTAGGTCATATTTGGGTCATGAGTTTGAGATGACCCAATAGGATACAATCTAAAATTAACCCAATCTAAAATTGAACGGGTTGGGTATAACCcatttaaatgaaaatccaATATAAACAACCCAACCCGCTCAATTGTCAGGTATACTCATTAATTTTGCGAAAGTAGTCATtgattaaatttaaattgaataACCTTGATACTTTAGAGTGCAAAATatctaaaattgaaatttaaggtACAAAATAAAATAGTGATACAATTTCAACGATGCAAAGTGAAATTAGGCTAATAAAATTATTAGAGTAACTTGTTTAATATAGATCATTTTTTTGTACGGGTGTTGAGATACTTGGAATATGAATTTCTATGTTTAAAGTATCAACTATCATCACCTCACCTAACACCATTTTGTTTCTTATGCTATATAGCCTTTATTATTAATAAAACAagcattttttgctttttcttttttttccaagaaacacTTCCTTTCTTTTAGAGATAATATCCTTTTATTGTAACAAtaactataattttttttcgaCAAAATAGCATCATTGTCTTGTGAAAAGTATTGGTATGtcttacatttttaaaaatttattgcaATACACAATGaatatttgttatttttttgacATATATTTGGTAGTTTTATTTTATAGTAGCAAATTAACTAAGATAAACATGATGTAGCAACATATACAATCTAATTGCTGCAAAATGTAATATAATTTACCCAAGATAGATTCCACTTCTTCCTCCCTAAGTAACATGACAAAGTTTAAGGATAAACACCAaataaaaaaagggataatttcagaaacctcccctgaggtttctgacactttcactgacatcccctgaggttctcaaaatttcacttacctcccttgcttttgattttgtggtaaCAATCCAGTCCAAAtcagattaaaatattattttcatgtgTGAGAAGGTATTTTTATTCCATAGCTACCCTTTGCAGAAGTTGTATTAGTAGAAGATTCAAAGAAGAATAAATGATTTGGACTAATTAGTAAAGTTGAGGGGGGGTAAGTGCAATACAAAAATTTGCATGCACCAGATGTGCCATGCAACAGTTATTTGGCAGATTTTGCAACGGCTAGCTGCAAATTGCAACGGCCAGAAGGTTTGTTGTTTCAGTAGCAATAGCATATAAAGCAAAGCAACTTAACTACCTCTGAGGTTTCAAGCTATTAACATTCTTTGCTACTAATTTGGAGTGATAACAAGTGCATTTGCTGTGCTACAATTAGAGCTCTGAGTAAAAAGTTTTAGCTGCAACCATGGCCTCTTCAAGCCATAGGGGAGAATCATGGAATTCACCTACATCTTTCTCCATTAAAAACAGGTTTTGCCGCTGTAATCGCAAAGCAACCGTAATGATATCAGAGAGTGAAAGGAATCCAGACAAGTTGTATTTCTATtgagaaatttccaactttgtgatgaattttaaaaaaattctacaaaaggggtgattttGGGTTTAATTTCCGTCaggggggtcttcgcatttgtgaatttcacaaatgcgagcttacaagagctcgcattcgtggaatgcgagctctggttattgagctcgcattccacgaatgcgagctcttctcaattttttttttccttttttaagagCTAGGGAATTATTTCTAGGAAGCAAATGCGAGctcttatcttttttattttggtattttttgagAGGTAGGGAATTATTTGCAGAAatcttctaatttttgttttaaaaaatgttgcaaatatttaaaattttgcaaatagctcgcatttgttaaatttgacctgcaaaaattgtatttaacttttttgttagatttcgcatttataagtatgacttgtagaaaattagattcaaatttagatgtattagggttttaaaaatattatataagtgataaaaattttataaattgtaaaaataaaatcaaactgcttggataattaaatgttatatttgcataaaaaataatacaataatcataataatgataatacaataatattggtgtaataaaactgccattaatttaaatatttacttataatgcccaaagagcctaattaccaattttttcttctcgcgctcaaatataacattaacccgcatgcgagctaaccttgaaatagaaaaaacacagaatcccgcttgcgggtttcaggagtattcggatattctcatatgcacctatgcaaatcgaaccaaccggatatcttatccgtatcccatttttttaaataaaaatcttataaatttgaaaaataaaatcaaatttagatgtattagggttttaaaaatattatataaatcaaGTTTCTATTATTGTTGTTAAGCTTAATTAATCATATCAGATGCCATTATGTAACTAAACGGTAGTAATTAACCCCAACTACTTGGGATATATCTGTAATTTTGGCCCTGATGACGTCAGAAAAGGGGCCCAATTTTttatcaagggaggtaagtgaaattttgagaacctcaggggatgtcagtgaaagtgtcagaaacctcaggggaggtttctgaaattatcccataaaaaaaaaaacaacagagaagtaataaataattaataaaccaatttttcaaaaaaaaaattactaaaaaaaatgaaaaagctcAAAGACTGATAAAACTGGTAAACCCAAAACCCTCTTGTTGTTTGCAGCCAAGTCCACGATGACTAAATTGAGATATTGGTCTTTGTAGGGGGCTCAATTGACAAAATGGTTTATGCTGCCTTTCCTTCTTACTCCTGTGAAATTCTACAAAAATCTTGGAGCCTATGGACTCCCTAAATCCATTTTTCTACCCTCCTGAATCATTTCTTGAAGATTTGGAATCACAGAGTCGAGCAAGTGATTTGTTAGGTTTGATGGAAGGCAGACGCATAAGAAGATTTGGGAGAGGCAGCCAAAGCAGTCGGACCCTTCTGCCACTTCGACTCACTCGCCTTACAAACGCTGTTTCTTGTTGGTATGCTCATCTCTCTCATATTAAAATCGATCAAAACCTTTCcttgaatttaaaagaattcTGGGTTGTGCTTGAATTCAATGGAATACAGGTACAGATGACAAATACTTGACAACTATGTGTAATACAGGTACTGCGACTTCAAAACATCTGTCTTGAATGAACCTCTATATCGATATGGTCGTCGTCATTCCAGGTTTGCCTTTttatcacacacacacacaaagaaGGAATTTGTCCAAGCTTTTTTTGTAAGGGAATCGTGAAAGACTAAACGTACATTGTTGAAAGATATGCTGCAGAACTGCTTGAGAGCTTTATTGCCTGCATCAGAAACTTATGTGGCAGATTGACTTAGTCacttaagattttttttttccttttttccatttatacgaactttgaaatttttttttggagacaAGATTGTTTTTTTACCTTTGCTTATTTATTTACAATCGTTTCTGTTTTAGGTGTTTGAGAGTTTGGTTTTCGGTGGGCCTCGGGTTTAGTCTTACTGCATTGCTTGGAGTAATTTTGGTTAGTCACTGCGCCAGAAATTTTGTCACTATGGAATTGGTCCGTGGAAGTCATGAAAAACGTAAAAAGGACTGCTATCGTAAAGATGACATGAAATGGTGCTTCCTGGTACTATATCAAATTCTGTGATATGCAAATGacttgattttcttgttttctgtGTGTTGTGAGGCAGATTCTTCTATGGGAATTTGGAGGAGCTATCCATCTGTATAAAGGGAATGATGGGATGATCAGTCTTTTCAACGGATCATTATTTGGGTTTTCCTCTTCGGTTAGTGTTCAAGTGTGCCATGTCATTCAAGTTAGCTAGGCATCCATGAAATTTACTGATAAGTTTTTGTTAGGACCAGCCCCAAGGAAAGATTCACTTTTAATAAAATGATCTAGATCTTATAGCTGTGCAGCTGCTTGTATCTTCTGTGCTGGTACCTAGCTTTATGGAATTTGTCTATTTCTGCAGTTCTTGGTTCCTGATTTAGTACGTTAATGAATAACATTTGGGGTTTTGACTCACTATAAATACAACTTTGGTAATGGAATATTCTAGCAGCCTATTGCTGTCTGATACATTGCTGTTGGTTAAGTTGTTTTTGGATCTATAGTAGCATTGGTGCCCAAAACTATTACTGAGAACCCTATTGTTTTCTTGTTTGTCTAGCTATTTCTATCCTTTATTGTACATTAATTTAGTTAGATGCATCTTGTTATTCTTCACTATTAGGGCAAGGTGATAATAGTCTCCTGCTTTTACTAAAGATTTGGGCTTTTTGTAAATACACTGGTTTCTAGACTTACTGAGATCTTCTTCATAGAGTTGGACACCTGAAATCATCTTTCAACATTGAGTATCCAAACCAACATGATTGATATCCTCAATTTTCTTTATGTCTTCTGTGTCTGTGTATTAGAAATGCAACAGTTCATTTCTAATTCTATAAGAACCATAGACTCCATGTTATTTATAATGTGCAGCTAAAATTGATTAAAACCTGTTATCAAACAACTTATGTTCAACGTGCTTCCTTGTTCTTTTCGTAGCGTTTTAGATAAATGATCTGTATTCAAGCTAATTCTGAAAACTTTTTGCTAAATGAACAGAATGCAGACAACCAAAAGGTCAAATGTTCAACTTGTTTTTTCCAGTTTGAGCTGGAAATGTTGTGGTTAATTAAATAGTCCAATAGTAGAATAGTTCGTGTGGGGAGTTCGTTTTGATAGATGAATAGATCCATTAATCTGTGCTTATAGCAAAGAAAAAGTAAACATATAAGTGAAACAGATTTTATTTCACTAACTAAAATTTGTATTGTCCTCAAGctatttcatttcattatctCTATTTGTTGAGTAAGCTAAGCTTATCTTTTTGTATAATAATGGTTGAGTTGAACAAAAGCTTTAGCTAAAATAGATGAGATCTAAATGATTAAAGCTGGGCTTCTGCTTAAATACAACTGTATGAACACTGTTTGTATGTATTCAGCTCTtaatttatttaaataattccaaatcacTTTTGGACATATACACCTGATTTGTAGACCAACTACCACATTTTCAACAAGCATTTTGAGACTAATTTATTTTGCCTGTCAGTTTCAGATTTTGAAAGCATTTTAATATTGTGTTTTTTCTGCAGATTTCCGGTCTAATCATGTCACTTCCTGATATTGGATACATCTTTCTGTCCTCCATTCTGTCTGTATTCATTCATGAAGTTGGGCATGCTCTTGCTGCTGCAAGGTTAAGATGTTCTTCACTCTTTTCTGTGGGTCAATGTGATATCATGCATGATGTTGCCtatatattttgtttgattCAATGNNNNNNNNNNNNNNNNNNNNNNNNNNNNNNNNNNNNNNNNNNNNNNNNNNNNNNNNNNNNNNNNNNNNNNNNNNNNNNNNNNNNNNNNNNNNNNNNNNNNNNNNNNNNNNNNNNNNNNNNNNNNNNNNNNNNNNNNNNNNNNNNNNNNNNNNNNNNNNNNNNNNNNNNNNNNNNNNNNNNNNNNNNNNNNNNNNNNNNNNNNNNNNNNNNNNNNNNNNNNNNNNNNNNNNNNNNNNNNNNNNNNNNNNNNNNNNNNNNNNNNNNNNNNNNNNNNNNNNNNNNNNNNNNNNNNNNNNNNNNNNNNNNNNNNNNNNNNNNNNNNNNNNNNNNNNNNNNNNNNNNNNNNNNNNNNNNNNNNNNNNNNNNNNNNNNNNNNNNNNNNNNNNNNNNNNNNNNNNNNNNNNNNNNNNNNNNNNNNNNNNNNNNNNNNNNNNNNNNNNNNNNNNNNNNNNNNNNNNNNNNNNNNNNNNNNNNNNNNNNNNNNNNNNNNNNNNNNNNNNGGTCAACAACTATAAAAATCAGTACACAGAAGTCAATCTATGAATCAAACCTACAGGAATTTATTGATGTTAAATACTGTATGAGTCAACTAAGAGTTCATCACTACCAAAGGACAAGCCACGTTGTCCAAAGGATATGAAAAAAGGTTCTCATTTGATGAAGCTTACACAataaaatcatcaaaattagtTAAATGGCATCCAAATGGTTTCAGCTATAACTCTAATTCTTCCCCTGCTCCACAGAACAATGTGTCACCACCTCATCTAACCCCCACCCTCTACCCACTCCACAAAGAGAAACAGTACACCGACGTTTCATGTTAAAAGAATTCATATTTTGACTGAGATAGCTAGATGCTTGATACTCTCCATCAATGCATTTAGTCCAGACGTTTCACAtcttcttcattcatttgcagcCATTTTTCAGGAGTTCAGACACAAGGTTAACACCTTGTTTTACATTAAAAAACTGAGTACAAATACTTGACACTGCAAAACAAACTCGCAAAATTTTGgctaaacaaaaaggaaaactgACAACACGAAGTACAACTTCTGCGAATGAAAAGTTTTCGCCTTAGTCAAGTGCATTCAACCTCAGGCATGAAAATTCTAAGTTACATTCCCCATGTTCAAATTGAGCAAAAATGTACATTGACAAGGGAAAGGGTTAAAAAAATGAGATTGTAAACAATCAGGCATCAGATTATGTACTGAGAGTCTTACCTTAACATGATAACTCACATATGCATGAAATGTTGATAGACTCCAAACGGTTCTATCCAATTTTCTGCCTTCCACATGACGAGGGAAAATTACTGCAGTGAGTTAAAAGTCAAAGTGGTCAAGGAGAAACTGGAAAATTTCTAATGGAGGAAACGACTGATGTAAAATTCTGCTGCTACCAAAACTAACAAATCCAGCATTTGATGATAATGCTTCTGGAGGAGCTCCCTTCAGTTCGGGGGGAGGAGATGGAGACCACGAACAAGGAGGGGCATTGTTGAGACCAGCAGTACGCCTAGCATCTACAAATTCCTGAAATATGACAAAAAGAACGCTGAAAAAACTACCCCTGCACtggaaaaagaaaaccaaacaATGCAAACTAAAGCAAGTTCACACAAAGATGAAGACAGTGCAATAAATTAGCCAGTTCAAGATAGAAACCAATCGTAGTATGTTCTCTTAATGGCAATTAAATGAAGTGTTTCAACTCGATCCAACTCTATTAGTTTCAAAGCCCCTATTGATTGCATCATCTCTGAAACTCAAAGAGCAAAAACAGATCAGAAACCAAATTTTGTGACCTCACATCCATATATCCACAGTTAAAGTGAAACGGTATAGAACTCAGAACTGCAACTTAATTTCCCAGGTCCTTTTTCCTTTATCATAAACAACCAACACCAAAAAAAATGCCCAACAGACTTCTAGCATTTCTTGGCACTTTTTCAAGCATTTTTGCTTACAAAAATGGAAACCAACTAAATAAGTACTTAGAATCCAGTCAAAAGTGTAACATTACCTTTAGGAAAGAAGTTGCCAGAAGAATATCTATAGAATCTTTGAATCTCATAGGAAATACCACAGTGACCTTTTCCACCTGCAGACAAGTGTACTAAAACATTCAGAACCCTAAATGCATACTTGACCCCAAAGAGTCACAGTGATTTTGAGAACTTGACTTATTACAAGTATTCCAAGCTAAGTGATGCAAGAAAAATGGTATTAGATCAGAAGGAAGAAACTcaattgtatttgaatattagAATGGAAGATAAGAAGAATAATCAACTAAAATAACTTTAGTAATAAGGCGCCATATGTGATTCTTAACATTTTGATTTCATTCCATACTTTATTGAGATTATTTCTTCAATCAGTTCTCTCAAGAACCAAAGTACTTGCAAAAATCAGCAATTTCACAAGGTTTTGCTATCAGTTCAGCCTAAATGAATCAAAGTGTGATTTCTTCCCTCGTGCTCCAGTACACAAATTAGTATCCATAATTAGCTTAGGGGATGAAATGACTTGCAAATACCTGGAAAAGACCAAAGTATATGCACTTCTACAATCATGGATATGAAAACCATTCACAGAGAAGATGGAATGAGGGTTATTCAGTCACAAGCCAACCAATGTTTATATTAGATAAGCTCAGATAAAATAGATTATCCAATCCAATAGAATTTTGCAAGAGAGTCAACAGAAGATGAACTCTATGACACATTTACCTGAGGGATGAGAAAAAAGGATTCCATGGGCCGATGCACCAGAGCAACAACCTTGTCAATGTCAGAAGCAACTGTCCTAGAAGCAAGCTGTTTAAGAAATACTCTTAACGGGGCACCCAATACCACTTCCCTCACAGATGCAATCTTCGTCAAAACCCCATGTTTATGCTCTGTAATAGTTCCAGGAAACACTTCAGAGAAAGACCACAAGAAGTATTATATGGATGGATTCTTTACTGCAGGAACTTGAGAATAAAACTGAGAGCAACAGCCTTGGAGGACAATTGAAGTGAAAACTGAGCTACTACAGTTGAAGCCACAAACACGCAAGCAAATGCAACTTGAGCTTATGGCAATTTATGTCCAATATCAGTAGCAAAGCATGTTTAGAGTTGTTTGTAGATGCTCAAAGAACTAATAAATCTAGATCATATAAAAGATGCTTAGAGAACTCTTAGAAACTTTAATACTGTAAAAATCATGCTCAGTTTGTACATATTTGACAATTCTAGGGAAGATAATTCAACAATGCATTATACCTTAACTAATTCCAAGCCAAAAGGATGACGGACTCTCAAAGCTTTACGTCATTTCATTAACtacccaaaaagcacctaatTCCATGACCACATATTGTACCTAAAAAAGATCTTTGACTCAAGGACAAAGGACAAAAGAATACATACATCCAAAAATAACAATTGGGCAGTAACATGGTACAAATAACATGAAAAGCCCTTGTTTTTCAAAGACAAaagctaataaagcaaataaccACAGATGAAGGCATCTGAGAAAAAATCCTATCTCTTTCAGCACAACCATGGCAAGATCATAATGACCTTAAAGAAAACGCGTTGAACCTTCATCTGGAGGAAGTTTTGACAAGTTCAATTTCAATGTGAGACTGAATCCATCTCTTGGAGGATCAAGAATTTGTGCAACCACTCCATATGCTGCTTTTATAGCTTCTATGGCACCTGGAGGTAGCCCACCAAAGGATACTGTTTCGGGAGGTGGTGGAGGTAAACTCACCGATAAAAAGAGAAGATTGGGATTTTTCATAGAGGcctgaaaaatattttggtcatcAAACATGTAAATTAATCATTCAGTAACACTTATTTGGGAGGAAGCATGTCAGCTGATCTGTATCTAAAGGCTGCCCATTTACCAAGAACTTGACTAAGATGCCAATAATACCTGAACATGGTAACGGACATCACTGAATTCAATCCAATGGGAATCCAGCTCAACTCCTTTGTCAAGACTGCAATCAAGCAGGTATGTTTTGTCAATTTTCATCATAAGATTAAAAGATTGGTCATCTACTTTTAATTAAATCCCCAAAGTATCATTGTCCGTAACAGGAAAGTTACAAATAGTTTATAACCAATCCATCAGTACATACAAAGAGATTAAATCATTATTCAAGTATTTGAAGAATCTTCCTTTAGTCCTTTTATTAAGAAATGAAGCATTTGAATCTCTTTACATTTATCATCAGTCATCAGTGGCACCCAGAAGTTAGTTTTCTGGAAAATCATATTATGGTTTGGTTGCATGCATGTTCTATCAAAGCCAgatatgaagaaaaagaaaatactgcATA carries:
- the LOC140014351 gene encoding uncharacterized protein translates to MDSLNPFFYPPESFLEDLESQSRASDLLGLMEGRRIRRFGRGSQSSRTLLPLRLTRLTNAVSCWYCDFKTSVLNEPLYRYGRRHSRCLRVWFSVGLGFSLTALLGVILVSHCARNFVTMELVRGSHEKRKKDCYRKDDMKWCFLVLYQIL
- the LOC140014414 gene encoding actin-related protein 2/3 complex subunit 2A-like, which encodes MILLQSPSKYLLQILTTRLENLDKGVELDSHWIEFSDVRYHVQASMKNPNLLFLSVSLPPPPPETVSFGGLPPGAIEAIKAAYGVVAQILDPPRDGFSLTLKLNLSKLPPDEEHKHGVLTKIASVREVVLGAPLRVFLKQLASRTVASDIDKVVALVHRPMESFFLIPQVEKVTVVFPMRFKDSIDILLATSFLKEFVDARRTAGLNNAPPCSWSPSPPPELKGAPPEALSSNAGFVSFVIFPRHVEGRKLDRTVWSLSTFHAYVSYHVKVRLSVHNLMPDCLQSHFFNPFPCQCTFLLNLNMGNVT